A genomic region of Synechococcus sp. NOUM97013 contains the following coding sequences:
- the pgsA gene encoding CDP-diacylglycerol--glycerol-3-phosphate 3-phosphatidyltransferase — protein MVSPWRRWADRFTLIRAVLGAPLLVLLASEQFALAWLLLLFGAFTDWADGWMARRADGGSSWGARLDPLADKLMISAPLIWLAATSQLPIWSVWLLLARELLISGWRAGSASGAPASWLGKWKTTLQFLSLFLMLWPASWGSAQLAELAHALGWWLFWPGLGLALWSALAYLRPQSTPRQQ, from the coding sequence TTGGTCTCTCCCTGGCGACGGTGGGCTGACCGCTTCACCCTGATCCGCGCCGTCCTCGGTGCTCCCCTGCTGGTGCTGCTCGCGTCTGAGCAGTTCGCCCTGGCGTGGCTTTTGCTGCTGTTTGGTGCCTTCACCGACTGGGCCGATGGCTGGATGGCACGTCGTGCCGATGGTGGCAGCAGCTGGGGAGCCCGTCTCGACCCTCTGGCCGACAAGCTGATGATCAGTGCACCACTGATCTGGCTGGCGGCCACATCACAGCTGCCGATCTGGTCGGTCTGGCTGTTGTTGGCCCGTGAGTTGCTGATTTCGGGATGGCGAGCAGGCAGCGCCAGTGGCGCACCAGCCTCGTGGCTAGGGAAATGGAAGACCACTCTTCAATTTCTCAGCCTGTTTCTGATGCTGTGGCCCGCGAGCTGGGGCTCAGCCCAGCTCGCGGAGCTCGCCCATGCCCTGGGCTGGTGGTTGTTCTGGCCCGGGCTGGGCTTGGCGCTTTGGTCGGCCTTGGCTTATCTCAGGCCCCAATCAACGCCGCGTCAGCAGTGA
- a CDS encoding ABC transporter ATP-binding protein, whose protein sequence is MNPDHASHKHSPWLDIQSVEAWIDGQRIVHNLSLMLWPGQSTVILGRNGAGKSTLVKLISRSLYPVVQPGSHLRLFGSETVNVWQLRQRLGIVNTELERRIPAAMTGRELLQSAFFGAIGLGRDRRPSDQQCQRVNSLLQSLDLQKLGDVGFGQLSDGQKRRLLIARSLVHDPDVLVLDEPINGLDLRARHKLLALLRDLCRNGTTLVLVTHHVDAVIPEIQRVVGLTEGKVSMDGSPKDILTADQLSNFYDTPLTVVESHGYRQVLPA, encoded by the coding sequence ATGAACCCTGATCACGCAAGCCACAAGCACTCACCCTGGTTGGATATCCAGTCGGTTGAAGCATGGATCGATGGCCAACGGATCGTTCACAACCTGAGCCTGATGCTCTGGCCTGGGCAATCAACGGTCATTCTCGGCCGCAACGGAGCTGGCAAAAGCACTCTGGTGAAGTTGATCAGTCGCAGCCTTTATCCCGTGGTGCAACCGGGCTCGCACCTACGCCTGTTTGGCAGTGAAACCGTGAATGTCTGGCAACTGCGCCAGAGGCTGGGAATCGTGAACACCGAGCTGGAGCGACGTATCCCTGCCGCGATGACAGGGAGAGAACTGCTGCAATCGGCTTTTTTCGGAGCCATCGGGCTGGGCCGCGATCGCCGACCCAGTGATCAACAGTGTCAGCGAGTGAATTCTCTGCTGCAAAGCCTCGACCTTCAGAAGCTGGGTGACGTCGGATTCGGTCAGCTTTCCGATGGTCAGAAACGTCGCCTGTTGATTGCGCGATCTCTCGTGCACGATCCCGATGTGCTCGTGCTGGATGAACCGATCAATGGCTTGGATCTGCGGGCACGCCACAAGCTGCTGGCGCTGCTGCGGGATCTCTGCAGAAACGGAACCACCTTGGTGCTAGTGACGCATCACGTGGATGCGGTCATCCCCGAAATTCAACGGGTTGTGGGCCTGACGGAGGGCAAGGTGAGCATGGATGGCTCTCCCAAAGACATCCTGACCGCTGATCAGCTGTCGAACTTCTATGACACGCCCCTGACGGTTGTCGAAAGCCATGGATACCGCCAAGTGCTTCCCGCCTGA
- a CDS encoding PCC domain-containing protein encodes METLPLQLEPGQDLHQTLSALAAEHKLSGFVLGVVGNLSQASFQCPGQEQPTRLTGELEIITLNGTFSPEAVHLHLSLSDGACQVWGGHLEPGTVVLKGAQLLLGMSGLPTAQAAPVQKRVEVAVLPGCPWCHRATQLLNRLAIPYQLDTVDSDARFEAWRQRSGRSVFPQIFIDGDLIGGYDDLIRLHGAGSLETLR; translated from the coding sequence ATGGAGACCCTGCCCCTGCAGCTGGAACCCGGACAAGACCTTCATCAGACTCTCAGTGCCCTTGCTGCTGAGCACAAACTCAGTGGATTTGTCCTCGGAGTTGTCGGCAATCTTTCTCAAGCATCGTTCCAATGTCCTGGACAGGAGCAGCCGACACGTCTGACGGGAGAGCTGGAGATCATCACCCTGAACGGCACCTTTTCCCCTGAAGCCGTCCATCTCCATCTCAGCCTTTCCGACGGAGCCTGTCAGGTCTGGGGCGGCCACCTGGAGCCCGGCACGGTTGTGCTGAAGGGTGCTCAGCTGTTGCTGGGGATGAGCGGTCTGCCGACGGCACAGGCAGCCCCTGTGCAGAAACGTGTTGAGGTGGCGGTGCTTCCTGGCTGTCCCTGGTGTCACCGAGCAACACAGCTGCTCAACCGGCTTGCAATCCCCTATCAGCTCGACACAGTCGACAGCGATGCGCGTTTTGAGGCCTGGCGTCAGCGCAGTGGCCGCAGTGTGTTTCCTCAGATTTTCATTGATGGCGACCTGATTGGTGGCTATGACGACCTCATTCGGCTGCATGGGGCCGGTTCGCTTGAGACGCTGCGGTGA
- a CDS encoding transporter substrate-binding domain-containing protein, which produces MISRVSLLLLALLGWSAPSLAAPPVIKVGVSGSVPFVFSDTNGLEGISVQIWEETASRLDRPFVYVSQPNSEANIDAVSKGVVDLAIGPISITPDRLANPKIDFTQPYFHGQEGLMIPARPPSLWSRFKPFFGWAALSSLGGLMVLLFVVGNLIWLAERRRNSEHFPRPYFKGVGNGMWFALVTLTTVGYGDRAPTSRTGRTIAGVWMLMSLLALSSITAGLASAFTVSFSNLEPSAIRERSDLRNKTVAVVAGTTSETWAKFYGARPKQADTLPQAIALLSSGDVSAVLFDRAPLRYYLQQNPKAPFKMAPFSLATQTYGFVLPVDNELRTPIDVELLQLQRSGEVKQITDRLLN; this is translated from the coding sequence ATGATTTCAAGAGTGTCGCTGCTTCTGCTTGCCCTGCTGGGATGGTCAGCTCCGTCGCTTGCGGCGCCTCCGGTGATCAAGGTGGGTGTGAGCGGCTCTGTTCCCTTCGTGTTTTCGGACACGAATGGTTTGGAGGGCATCAGCGTTCAGATCTGGGAGGAAACAGCTAGTCGCCTGGATCGTCCCTTCGTCTACGTGTCTCAGCCCAACTCCGAGGCCAACATCGATGCAGTGAGCAAGGGCGTTGTTGATCTGGCGATTGGGCCAATCAGCATCACTCCTGATCGTCTCGCCAATCCAAAAATTGATTTCACCCAACCGTATTTTCACGGGCAAGAGGGTCTGATGATCCCCGCGCGGCCCCCCAGCCTTTGGTCGCGTTTCAAGCCTTTTTTCGGTTGGGCTGCGCTCTCATCCCTTGGTGGATTGATGGTGTTGCTGTTTGTGGTGGGAAATCTGATCTGGTTGGCTGAACGACGGCGCAATTCGGAACATTTCCCTCGTCCTTATTTCAAAGGGGTTGGCAACGGCATGTGGTTTGCGTTGGTGACGCTGACCACCGTCGGCTACGGCGACCGTGCACCGACCTCCAGAACCGGAAGAACGATTGCTGGCGTTTGGATGTTGATGTCTTTGCTGGCTCTGTCATCGATCACCGCTGGACTGGCTTCGGCCTTCACCGTGTCGTTCTCCAACCTGGAACCGTCCGCCATTCGCGAGCGATCGGATCTGCGCAACAAAACCGTTGCTGTCGTTGCTGGCACAACAAGTGAAACGTGGGCGAAGTTTTACGGAGCCCGACCCAAGCAGGCCGACACGCTTCCCCAAGCCATTGCCTTGCTGTCCAGCGGTGATGTGAGTGCGGTTTTGTTTGACCGGGCTCCTTTGCGTTACTACCTCCAACAGAATCCGAAGGCGCCGTTCAAGATGGCGCCGTTTTCGTTGGCCACGCAGACCTATGGATTCGTTCTCCCGGTCGATAACGAGCTGCGCACGCCAATCGATGTGGAGTTGCTGCAACTCCAGCGCAGTGGAGAGGTGAAGCAGATCACGGATCGACTGCTCAACTGA
- a CDS encoding DUF6737 family protein: protein MTNPQDLDLWAHKPMWCQPWSILLTGFIAMLSSWLVLHRLWITVPLSGLVLIWWFVFLVMAPAAYRNQPR, encoded by the coding sequence GTGACGAACCCACAGGACCTTGATCTCTGGGCGCATAAACCCATGTGGTGTCAGCCTTGGTCGATCCTGCTGACCGGGTTCATCGCCATGCTCTCGAGCTGGCTGGTCCTGCACAGGCTTTGGATCACCGTGCCTTTGTCGGGCCTGGTGTTGATCTGGTGGTTTGTGTTCCTTGTGATGGCTCCTGCCGCCTACAGGAATCAGCCCCGCTGA
- the pdeM gene encoding ligase-associated DNA damage response endonuclease PdeM, which yields MIVQQTTDADEQSRNAGLPQAVSQGEDCHWSWKAEQLLLLGQKALWRPAGGELFVADLHLGKAEVFQSCGIPLPSDGDRDTLERLEALCATWQPTRLIILGDLIHGPLGLTDRLRADLQTLDQRLNTDVVLVGGNHDRRLPTSERTQQRSFRLGALWLSHEPEPPSDGEPGLNLCGHVHPVTTVRQGPDRLRLPCFAYEASQERLLLPAFGALTGGHDCGQVDRKWLVAEGRVMAWRDPSSPSRRRRWTR from the coding sequence TTGATCGTCCAGCAGACCACCGATGCTGATGAGCAGAGCCGAAACGCGGGGTTGCCGCAAGCCGTCAGCCAAGGCGAGGACTGCCACTGGAGCTGGAAGGCCGAACAACTCCTGCTTCTCGGCCAGAAGGCACTCTGGAGGCCCGCAGGGGGAGAGTTATTCGTTGCTGACTTGCATCTCGGAAAAGCCGAGGTGTTTCAATCCTGCGGGATTCCGCTACCCAGTGACGGTGATCGAGACACCCTTGAGCGACTGGAAGCGCTCTGTGCCACGTGGCAGCCCACCCGGCTGATCATCCTGGGCGATTTGATCCATGGTCCCCTCGGGTTGACCGACCGCCTGCGTGCAGATCTTCAAACGCTCGATCAACGCTTGAACACCGATGTCGTGCTGGTGGGTGGCAACCATGACCGGAGGTTGCCGACCAGCGAACGCACCCAGCAGCGATCCTTCAGGCTCGGCGCTCTTTGGTTAAGCCATGAACCCGAACCGCCAAGCGACGGCGAGCCAGGGCTGAATCTCTGCGGGCACGTTCATCCCGTCACCACCGTGCGACAGGGACCCGATCGCCTGCGATTGCCCTGCTTCGCCTATGAAGCAAGCCAAGAGCGGCTGTTGCTGCCTGCCTTCGGTGCGCTGACGGGAGGCCATGACTGTGGTCAGGTTGATCGCAAATGGTTGGTGGCCGAGGGTCGGGTCATGGCCTGGCGAGACCCCTCGTCACCATCGCGCAGACGCAGGTGGACCCGTTGA
- a CDS encoding L,D-transpeptidase: MLHRLRRIALPAGLALISLGLFQAPVRAEKSIEISLRDRYLTLFDNGQVVKRFPVAIGAPESPTPAGTYAITRMEEAPVYHKGGKVIAPGPENPVGVRYMAYFQIGSGEYAIHGTAWPSWVKLRAAVSLGCIRMLNQDVIALFQQVDVGTPVIVTTK; the protein is encoded by the coding sequence ATGCTTCACCGTCTCAGGCGCATCGCTCTTCCCGCAGGCCTGGCCTTGATCAGTCTCGGCTTGTTTCAGGCCCCCGTCCGTGCGGAAAAGTCGATTGAGATCAGCCTGAGAGATCGCTATCTCACCTTGTTCGACAACGGTCAGGTGGTGAAGCGTTTTCCCGTGGCCATCGGTGCGCCGGAATCTCCAACCCCAGCAGGCACCTACGCAATTACCCGGATGGAAGAGGCGCCCGTGTATCACAAGGGCGGCAAAGTGATTGCTCCTGGACCGGAGAATCCGGTGGGGGTGCGCTACATGGCCTACTTCCAGATTGGTTCAGGGGAGTACGCCATTCATGGAACGGCATGGCCCAGTTGGGTGAAGCTGCGCGCTGCCGTCAGTCTCGGCTGTATTCGGATGCTGAATCAGGATGTGATTGCGCTGTTTCAACAGGTGGACGTGGGAACACCAGTCATCGTCACCACCAAGTGA
- a CDS encoding CBS domain-containing protein gives MVLQQTVGEVMSAPVLTVTAETPLQDAVTLLSDHHVSGLPVIDGTGALIGELTEQDLMVRESGVDAGPYVMLLDSVIYLRNPLNWDRQVHQVLGNTVGDLMRRDSHSCATNLPLPKAASMLHDKGTQRLIVVDEKRCPVGVLTRGDVVRALASAQA, from the coding sequence ATGGTGCTTCAGCAGACGGTCGGGGAAGTGATGTCCGCTCCGGTGCTGACGGTGACTGCTGAGACGCCCCTTCAGGACGCGGTCACACTTCTCAGTGACCACCACGTCAGCGGTTTGCCCGTGATCGACGGCACTGGCGCTCTGATCGGAGAGCTCACCGAACAGGATCTGATGGTTCGTGAGAGCGGTGTGGATGCTGGTCCTTACGTGATGCTGCTCGACAGCGTCATCTACCTGCGCAATCCCCTCAATTGGGACCGGCAGGTGCATCAGGTGCTGGGCAACACGGTTGGTGATCTGATGCGACGGGACAGTCACAGTTGTGCGACCAACCTGCCGTTGCCTAAGGCGGCATCAATGCTGCACGACAAAGGCACCCAGCGTTTGATCGTGGTGGATGAGAAGCGTTGTCCTGTGGGGGTGTTGACCCGTGGTGATGTTGTGCGGGCCCTCGCTTCAGCGCAGGCTTGA
- a CDS encoding NAD-dependent epimerase/dehydratase family protein: MQILLMGGTRFVGKPLVSRLLHQGHQLTVFTRGRQPVPEGVEAVNGDRGDDPALDQLKGRHFDVIVDSSGRTLKDSQRVLERTGAPSHRFLYVSSAGVYSGSDVWPLTEDSPLDPASRHAGKGETEAWLMREGVPFTSFRPTYIVGPGNYNPVERWFFDRIVNNRPVPLPGDGTTITQIGHVEDLAEAMARSLEVDAACNRIYNCSSKQGISFRGLIEAAAVACDREVDSLDLRSFDPSGLDPKARKAFPLRLSHFLTDITRVERELAWTPRFDAAACMADSYGRDYALAPSVDPDFTADAALIGA, encoded by the coding sequence GTGCAAATCCTGTTGATGGGAGGAACCCGTTTCGTCGGGAAGCCTCTGGTGAGCCGTTTGCTGCATCAGGGTCATCAGCTCACTGTGTTCACCCGTGGACGGCAGCCCGTGCCTGAAGGGGTTGAGGCGGTGAACGGTGATCGTGGAGATGATCCAGCACTCGATCAGCTCAAAGGTCGTCACTTTGATGTGATCGTCGACAGTTCAGGACGTACGTTGAAAGACAGCCAGCGCGTGCTGGAGCGCACCGGTGCGCCTTCGCATCGCTTCCTCTACGTCAGCTCAGCGGGTGTGTATTCCGGAAGTGATGTCTGGCCTCTGACTGAGGACAGCCCTCTTGATCCGGCAAGCCGTCACGCCGGCAAGGGGGAGACAGAGGCTTGGCTGATGCGCGAAGGGGTCCCCTTCACGAGCTTCCGACCCACTTACATCGTTGGTCCCGGCAATTACAACCCGGTCGAGCGCTGGTTCTTTGACCGGATCGTCAACAACAGGCCTGTCCCGCTTCCAGGCGATGGCACCACGATCACCCAGATCGGCCATGTGGAGGATCTCGCTGAAGCGATGGCCCGCAGCCTTGAGGTGGATGCTGCCTGCAATCGGATCTACAACTGCTCCTCGAAACAGGGCATCAGCTTCCGAGGCTTGATTGAAGCGGCGGCTGTGGCCTGTGATCGTGAGGTGGACAGTCTGGATCTCCGCAGCTTTGACCCCAGTGGGCTGGATCCAAAGGCCCGCAAGGCTTTCCCTCTCCGATTGAGTCATTTTCTGACCGATATCACCCGGGTGGAGCGGGAACTGGCCTGGACACCACGGTTTGATGCTGCAGCGTGCATGGCCGACAGTTATGGCAGGGACTATGCGCTGGCTCCGAGTGTCGATCCTGACTTCACTGCTGACGCGGCGTTGATTGGGGCCTGA
- a CDS encoding NUDIX domain-containing protein has protein sequence MPAANTHHDGSGDRKRQTLIPVQVSLVMLQQNNRWLLQLRDDIDGIVAPGCWGLFGGHLEENESAEVALRRELLEEIGWCPKQLNPWLQHRDSARVVHVFSGELAVPLNQLQLLEGQDMDLVSLEEIRRGWIWSKRLQAKRPLAPVLRQLTPRLHELDQAA, from the coding sequence ATGCCTGCTGCGAACACGCATCATGATGGGAGTGGTGACCGAAAACGACAGACTTTGATTCCTGTTCAGGTGTCGTTGGTCATGCTCCAGCAAAACAACCGCTGGTTGCTGCAGCTACGGGACGATATCGACGGAATTGTGGCTCCAGGGTGTTGGGGATTGTTTGGGGGACATCTCGAAGAGAATGAATCTGCCGAAGTCGCTTTACGACGAGAACTCCTGGAAGAAATTGGTTGGTGTCCCAAGCAGCTCAATCCATGGCTTCAACATCGTGATTCTGCACGTGTGGTTCACGTGTTTTCAGGAGAGCTCGCTGTCCCCCTCAACCAGCTGCAACTTCTTGAAGGCCAAGACATGGATCTGGTGAGCCTTGAGGAAATCCGTCGTGGATGGATCTGGAGCAAGCGTCTTCAAGCCAAACGTCCATTGGCACCAGTACTGCGTCAACTCACGCCAAGACTGCACGAGCTGGATCAGGCAGCCTGA
- a CDS encoding CopG family transcriptional regulator, which translates to MSFLRGLLDELRDQLETEPLTITAAQVAEAADSERLNVTLPGGVMNRLKQQALAEGRSCSSLATFLIEDGLRRHAMLR; encoded by the coding sequence GTGTCATTCCTCCGAGGATTGCTGGATGAGCTCCGCGATCAGCTGGAAACAGAACCGCTGACGATCACTGCGGCTCAAGTGGCGGAGGCGGCAGATTCAGAACGGCTCAACGTGACTCTGCCGGGGGGTGTGATGAATCGCCTCAAGCAACAGGCTCTCGCGGAAGGACGTAGCTGCAGCAGTCTGGCCACCTTTTTGATCGAGGATGGACTGAGGCGGCACGCGATGCTGCGCTGA